ATTCTGATATGTCACAAACTCAAATTAAGGTCAATAGTAAGTTCACATGTGTGACAATATAATTGTGATAGTGTGCGTGTGTGCGCGCGCGCACGTGTGCTAATATGTGTATATAACATAGTTCAGAAACTCAGCTCCCACTCCCCAGTTTATGACAGGTTTAGTGGCCACCCTTTGATAAAATTCACTAATATCTCTTCGTAAGAGATAATAGTGTGAGCCTTTATAATTTCAAGGATAACACCTCTAAGGTACTAACTTTGACACACACCAAAGGGATTTCCACAGTCATGAAAGTTTAACCCACAACAAATGAGAGAATATAAAATGCATATAAGAGAGTAAAAGTTTTTATCTATCCCCAAAGACAAAAATCTAAATCGTAGGTTAGAAAATGTTACCTAGAGAGCTTCTAGGACACTTGAGAATGAACCaagtagaatagttttttttgtgTAACATCTTTTGTCCAAAGTAACTACAAAGTCTTATGAACCTAAGCTCTAATGCTATCAAAAGCATGTTGTTAGCAAGCCTTTGGTTGACTAAAGGTTGCTCCTTGGTTGATCAAAGCAACTAGACTAGTCGTTGGAGGCTGATTTTTGAACGTTGGGTGACCAAGCATAAAAATTTGGTCGATCAAAGCATTCAAACTAGTTGTTAAAGGCAGATTTTTGAACCTTAGTCAACCAAGCATAAAGCTTTGGTTGACCAAAGGCTTTGGTTTGATCGATCAAAGCAATCTACTTCGTCTAGGTAACCCTATAACCTTGTTATCAACCCAAGAGCCCTAAAAACATTAACATAGGGCTATCCAAATCCCTTTAGGTCTCAATATATCATCCAAAAAGATCTCTAAGTAACAACTTTACCTAAAGACTTGATTTCATCTAATGTATCTATAGTATCTTTAATAATCCTAATATTACATCCACAATCATCTCTTGATCTGTGCTACGTGCCCTTGGCTCTTCTTGATTTGGGTTGCTTGTACTCGAGGCCTCATGATTTGGGCCATTGGCCCTTGTATCCACTCAATCTAGTTGCTTGCCCTTGAAACCACTTGATTCAGGCTATTTGCCTTTGAGCTAAATTGTCAAATCAGTCAGCATCATTAAATCTGCACATTTAATGCTCCGACATCAAATAGAAATGGTTACTTAATCCTAACTACAAAGAACCAATACAAAATTTATATAATcacagttttgaattttgattattGTACATTTTGATAAGTCAGATAACTCTTTCTATGTTAGCTGGATGAGTGCAGGATGTTTGCTTTAGACTTGCAAAACTAACTAAAAAAGaacttttgaaatattaaaaATCCACTGGTACTCTTAGAGACATGAAACTATATTAAGTTGCACTTTGTCATGCATCAAATATGGAAACTTTTCCTATTTGCAGGAAAGACAATTAGATCAACTCAGGAAGCTGAAGGATAAAGTTAAAACTCCTGAAGGAGTTCCTCGCCTTTTTGATCTTGTTGCTGTAAAAGATGAAAAGCTTAAATTAGCGTTTTTTGCTGCACTTGGAAATACTGTTGTGGCAAAAGACCTTGATCaggtattttttactttttacctGATGTTCATTGCTCATTTATGTAAGTcttgtaatttaatttttgttcaatGGATATTTCTTTCATGACCAATTATCTGATTAGCAGTCTTTGCTTAATCAAGTTGTTGGTCTACACTTCACAATTTGCTATTCTGCATGTTTGCGGTCTTCATTTTTCTTAGATTCTACAATGATGCCAAAATTGCACTCACATCTTCAGCAAATTGTTGATCCTCTCATAAGGAATATGGAAACTGCCATAAGGTTTCTGTTTCTAGCTTGCATGATCGTCATGTTATCTTCATATAATGTTTTACTATTACTTTTTGACTTTGGAATTTCATGTCAAATATCTCATGCTAGTTAACTTGAATGATTTTTTGGCATTGTCAGTTTGTCTGATTAAGTGACCGTATTGCTCAACAAAATGCTTCTTTGATACTGTTTTCTGTTTTCTACTTCTAGGCTACTAGGATTGCATATGGAGGGGATAAAGACTTCCGCCGTGTTGTGACATTGGAAGGTGCACTATTTGAGAAGTCAGGTACAATGAGTGGTGGCGGCAACAAGCCCCGAGGCGGGAAGATGGGTAGATACATTAGGGAAAGTGTTTCTAGAGAAGATGTTGTAAGTTGCGAGAAGGACCTTGCTCAGCTGGTTGACCAACTCAGTGACATACGCCACAGGATTGCTGATTGCACTAGACGCTTTCAAGCTTGTGAAAAGGATGAAGCCCATTATGAAATGGAACTAGCTAAGACACAAAAGGAGGTTGTTATGCATCTGATATTATTAGTGCATCTAATACCCTGTGGCATGTGTCTCAATCtgacaactttttttttttttttgcacagaTTGATAGTTTGAATGAACAACATAATTACATAAAAAGTCAGCTTGTGGCATTGAAGGCTGCATCCCAACCAAAGAAAGAGGAACTGAACCGGTTGAAGGAGTTGGATGGTATCATATCTGCTGAGCAAAGTGAAATAGAGAAGCTTGTTAAATGCTCTAGTACGCTTAAGGAGAGAGTAAGTGTCTGAATATTGTTTCAGAATTTTgaggatttttattttatattttgtctCAAATTACTTGGGTTGGACAGCTCTGTTTCATTAGTCGTAACTTATCTAACCCTAACCGTTTGATAATGTTTTGAAATGTCTAGCAAGCAGACCAGTCACCACCTGGTGCATATTGTTCTGTTAGTACCTACATAAATACATGTATCATGTATGGTCATTattaacatttgttttgaatGAATTTGAATAAAATATAAACTTCTAATGTTTTGTTGATTTTTTATATTTGCAACAAATCAAATATAAACTAAATCAACTGACTTCTTGAGGTATAGTCTTTAGATGAAGTATGTTCTTGAAATATAAATTTTGCTCAAATGCAGTAAATGGGGTTGGTATATGCTAGCTAATTGATGATTAAACCTAAATATGGCTGGCAACGTGTTGTGGGCCCACATCTAGATTACAGTATTGTTTGGCCAAGTGTTGAGGCTGGTTCACGAGTAACACATGCAAAGCGTCACTGCTTTGCCATGTTATCTGGTACCACTTGTGTAGTGCTTGTATCAGGCTATATAGTCTTAGTGTCAAGTAACAATGGACGACACAATGAAGCATCGAGCTTCAATTCCCATCCCCGCTTCATATTGAAAGTGAAGCAGCGTGGATTATAGATGaattttttcttctctatttGCCATGTTTGATTTTTATGCACGTCAGTTGGGAGTAGAccaataatatataaaataaagtacatatgtttatttataatatttatatGGATATTataagaaggggagccttggtgcaatgGTAAAATTGTTGCCGTGTGTCTTGGTAGTCACAGGTTTGAGTTGTGGAAACAATCTCTTGTAATGCaggataagactgcgtacaatagacCCAATGTGATTCAACTCTTCCCCAAGACCCCGTATTGTAGGGAGTTTCGTGCACCAAGCTGTACTTTTTATATGTgtattgtaaattaaatttatgtGGGGTAGTGGGTGAGGCATGACTTTATCCAATACTTGTTCATATATGTGGGTTACTTTTTACTTTTTAGTCCTATGCTCATTCCATTTGTGTGATGGGGTGGGATTGCCTTAATAGGGTTGAGACTTCATTAGGGTGGGGCAAATTGCTATCCTAAAGGAAATTACTAAGTTATGGATGAGACATGTGCTAAGGCTATTCACTGATTTTAACAACCATGTTATTATCAACTTGTACCGAGTGTCTTTATTGACTGGTGCTTTTAtgggttagttttttttttttgtttttttttttctggaaATCAGCAGCTATCATTCTCTGATGCAAGAGCATAATTATTCTGACCCACAATGTTAGTATGTTACTTGGAGATGCCAAAGAGCCTTGCATATTTGTATGCCTCAATGTTGTTTGACAAGAATAATTGTGACTAATTTCAGTATTCTAGGTAATTTTCTTTATTCAGTCAGATGACCTTTTAACATAGTAGATAATGTAGGGATAATTTCAAATACCCAGTTTTAATTCTTAAGCTGCTTTAAGTTTTTTAAAGTGTGTTATATTTTTTTTGGGATAAGTTAGGCCTTTTTCCAGAAGACTTGGTTCCATTGCTGGTTTATAAAAGACCTTTGGATCCCATGCAATGAattattctttaatttatcgTATCTTTCTTTGCCAGTTTTTTCTAGTTTGAGATTAGTTTTGGTGCATCCTTGTGCTGTGTCACCTTTTTATCTTTATCCCGTCTGTACTATTGCAGGcttctgagcttcagaagaaaatagaaaatgtcgGTGGCGAGTTGTTGAAAAATCAGAAGTCAAAAGTTGCAAAGATTCAAGAAGTATGGACATGCATCAAGTAAACAAGTACTATAGCAAGATTCATAAGAATTACATGTAACTATTGTTTTCTTGCAGGGTATTGATAAAACCTGCAGTGACATTAATCGACACAAAGTTAACATAGCTTCAGGCCAGAAAATGACAGAAAAGTTGAAAAAGGGTATTGAGGATACAAAGACAGAGAAAGAAAAACTTGTCCTGGAGAAGGAAAAcatgttaattattttcaaagaaatAGAACAAAAGGCATTTGTTGTCCAAGAAAACTATAAAAAGACTCAAGAGGTCTATGATCTTTTTCTGAAGCTGAATGTTCTTAATGGTCCTTTTCCTATTATATAGGATTACAGGTTGACAAACTTTTTTGGAATTATATTTTTTCCAGCTCATTGACAAGCACAAGGTTGTTCTTGAGGAAACAAAAAATGAATacaataaattaaagaaaactaTGGATGAGCTACGAGCTGCAGAGGTTATATTTGCTTGATGCAGTGAAGGATTGTTCACGTTGCCATGCTTTTCATTTAAAATCACATTTCTCGTGCACAGGTTGATGCTGATTTTAAGTTGCAAGATGCAAAAAAACTTAAAAAGGAATGGGAGATAAAGGCCAAGGCTTTAAGAAAAAAACTTGATGACAACCAATCAGAACTTGTTAAGCAGATGGATTTGTATGGTTCTTTTATCTTTGGTTTACAAATGGGTTAGCTGCTATTTATCTTCCTAAAACTGTACAAGGTACATGCTTGGGCAGAATGAAAAGTGATGCATTGGATGCTGAAAAGATTCAAGCCATTTTATCAGATGAGGCACTCCAAAATCCTTGTGATATGAGAAGAGCAATGGAAATGGTGACCTTGCTAGAAGCTCAGCTGAAGGACATGAATCCCAACCTGGATTCAATTGCAGAGTAAGCTTAGCTGGTTATTATTTTTACATACTTTCTACTGAACAGAATATTCTAAAGCATTCTTTGGTTACCCTAGATATCATAAAAAAGTTTTGGTCTACAATGAACGGGTGGAAGAACTAAATGCTGTTAAACAAGAATGTGATGAAGTGAAGAAGCATTACGATGAGTTGAAAAAGAGAAGGCAAGCAGTTCATGGACTGGACTTGTTTTagcttatacttgttaatgttgTGACAATACATTTGCTATCCTAACAACTTACGTGCACAAATATCCAACGATATCAGGCTAGATGAGTTCATGGCAGGATTCAACATAATATCTCTAAAGTTGAAGGAGATGTATCAGGTGTGTTGAATGAAATTGATTGTTTGGGTTATTATGGTGGAGAATTAATGTTGATTACTTGATTGTATTTTTCCTATTAATTATTAATGTTTGAAACATTCAAAAAAAGAATAACTATCACAACTCATTGTCCTGATAAGTACCTCCTGGCTTTGTTTGGTTTATCAAAGCTTATGCATGATTGTTGTCTGAACCACAGATGATCACACTTGGAGGTGATGCAGAACTTGAATTAGTTGATTCTCTGGATCCTTTTTCAGAAGGTGTGGTTTTCAGTGTAAGACCTCCAAAGAAGAGCTGGAAGAATATTGCTAATCTGTCTGGTGGTGAGAAGGTTTGTTTAATATCTTTCAATATGCTATTTATGTTATGGAATTATGCCTGATAATCTGCGATTGTGTAGCTTAATTACatatggaaataaaatatttttttgcccTTTTTAACATTATTTACCAAGTTGTGATTCAAATTTTCTGGTTATGTTTTTCACAGTCGTTCTTTTTTCCTTTGAAAAAATGTGGAATAACTTGAATGCTCAACTGAAAACTTATAATGAATCAAACAAACTTAGCATGGATTTGTTACTGGGAAAACATATATTTTTAGTCGAAGAATTGAGATATATGATAGTTTAATATTTTTAGTAAATTGGCTATGTTAGCCCATGCCCAAATGCCACCCATAATGTCAGATGCCTACTAGCGCCATGGTGTTTGAGCCTAGCAGGCTTAGATGTCACCTAGTGGCACAAAAATTCCAATTGTGTTTGAACAAAATTCATGAATTACTCATGAACATTATTTATGGAAAAATATTCTAAACTGTTTATGACTAATTCACTTGGAAAATTTTGTTTATACACGAGTTTATAGATTTTGTGGAAGTATCTAATACAAATAATATTCTTCAAGccctaaattttaatttgatatgTGTATAATTTTAATATTCTTGAAGTTTGATTGGGTCATGATTTAACTTGTTCTGTTAACAAGTTTGATTTTAAGTATTTTGGACTCTAGATTCCTATGTATCTTGCATTTGGAAGCAAAGTTTAATTAGAACAATACTATTTTGGTATGATGCTGATATTTCAATATATGATGTTGGTGGTAAATTGGAGGAatgagatgaagaagaaaaagatgagaCAATTATATATTTAAAGCGAACTTTGTATTTTATCTATAATGATATATAATTTGACATTATTTAATATGGAGAGAAACTACAAAAATAAGAACTAACAATATTATCTTAATTTATCTCATCTTGTGTTGTAGTATGCCAAGGGGAGTTGAATGTTGGCACACACCATATTGGTCGACATCATTAACACAACGACACGACATTACCTTGTGTTGAGTTGTATTGAGTTTGAATAATTTATTAGAACAAGAGGTTTTGAGCATACCGTCCTGCCGTATGGTATgagatttcaattcattttggaAGTACTACTGCATGGATGGGACGTTAACTAATCAGCACATTATTTCTGGTAGTTAGATTTAATGTTTTATCAATTGAGCAGAAACATTTTTCTTAGAAAAAGCAAACTTACTAAGTTATTTGACAGGTAGTGCAACTTTGTTTTTCTTATTAGCAGTTGTGTTTGATTTTGGAGTTTAGATTTATTTGTGTTAAATTGGAGAATTTAATTTTGTTGACATTTGTATAATGAGCGTGTTTGCATTAACTGAATTTACAAGCAGACACTTAGCTCATTGGCCCTTGTATTTGCTCTCCACCACTACAAGCCCACCCCACTCTATGTTATGGATGAGATTGATGCGGCGCTTGGTAAGTTTCTTATACTCGAACTTACTATTTATTTTGAGTCGTGTCTCAATTCTTTTCTTTTTCAGACTTCAAAAATGTATCGATTGTGGGACACTATGTGAAAGACCGGACTAAAGATGCCCAATTTATTATCATTAGGTATCTCATGCCTCAACAGTATCTATCAGCATTCTATTTAAAAAGTTCCATCGCTTTTTTTACTGATTTACTTCATTGTATTATTCTGACATTCACCTCTTTAATACAGTCTTCGGAATAACATGTTCGAACTTGCTGATCGGCTTGTTGGCATTTACAAAACCGATAATTGCACAAAAAGCATAACTATTAACCCTGGAAGTTTTGTAAACTGTGGCAACGCTGCTTAAATTGGCACTGCAGTGAACAAAACTCTTGCCAGATGTAAAATGTCAGATGATTTGAGCAGGCACCTGGAAGGCCCAAAGTTCTACACTTATCCGGTATCCTGCTTTTTCTTCTGGTATCAAGGACGAAcatctgtttagttattttatttttgaatctgCATTCTATCAACAGAACTTTGTGTTTTCTTTCGTGTACAACTTCTGGTTGAACAAGTTCTACTCGTAAGTTGAATATTTTCTCGTAGGACCTATGAATTCTCCATTTCATTTGGCTGATGTTGAAGACCTGCTTTGTATAGTATTTTTGAAGGCTCGGGATTTGTCATTTCATTTGCTAATCGTCTTAAATTGTAAGTACCTTAATGGAACAATGGTCTTAAAAGGAGAGTCGATTGTATAATTAATTTGAAAGGGTGTATTAGCTTTTTAAATACAGTGTCGACTAAGTTCACTACTTGAATGAGTGTGTCGACTAAGTTTGATAATTATGTTTGAGGGTGACTAACTCAAAAAGGGACTTGACTACTAGAAGAGGTTATGGACTACTTCAATGAGTACCTTGACCATACAAAAAGCTATTTACACTTGATTTTGATCTATTATTTTCGATAAGTTAgttttaatatctaaatccaatcCATATGCTCTTGATTTAATCAATCGAATAAAAGCTTTGGTATAGTTACAAACCCTCTTAGTTGACATTCAAACCGTGAGTGTTTGGTTAATTTACTAGACGTCTTGCTACTGCAGGGTCCCGACAACGTATGTTAAACTCATACACACTTTAATATGTATGTCTTTGTCAAGGTTCATCTTTTCAGTATTATATAAAATGTATAGACAAATAGAATATGGACAACATATTGTTCCTACCCTTACCAGTGTCTGAATCCATGCAATCTCGctctctctgtttttttttaagtttccgATTATGTCAATAGAAATTTTATAGTGTTGAAACATTGATTTATAATATTaagcataaataaatttttaattttaaaaaaaaaatcatatgaaaaatgattataACCTAAAATTTAAAGATCACTGGTTGAAATTCTGAAAACATCCTTTTTACAAAATGTAAGATAAGATTATATACAATAGATCATTCCTCGAGACCCATATGACTAGAGTTTCATGTATTGGACTATCTTTTTTataatctaaaacttaaaaaaaaaaaatggaaattgcATGGTTCAGACTTCAGACCCTACCCGTAAGGATAGGATTGTCAAAGACAAAGTACTCTAATACGCTTACAAAAAGATACTTAGAAAGAGTTAACAATGTTtgagaaattttagaaattatcgtGGGCGACCACAATGGGTGCAAATGAAAAATGATCTGGACGCCTGAAAATGATGTCCGGACTTGTATGTGAGGAGCGTTCACCATGATCGGTGAGTGTACATATGTATAAACTTAGCAATTTATCATACATTTATGGCTTTGGTTTTAATGTAGCTTTTGTCTTCTCAAACTTATTGCAATCATGTTAACAATCTTTATTTTTGAAGAATGTGCATGGCTATATTTCTTTAATGGTTAGAATCTAATTGGTCTTTATTAAAGAAAGGAAAGTAAGAGGATTAATTTATTTAAGATGTGGAGTCTAAGAAAGCTCAACTCCCTATATGCTGACCAATAATGACAAGGGAGAAAGGTTAAATATTCTCAATGCATTGGACTATAAAATTCTAGGTTTCAGAGTCTCACATGTGTAGAATTAAGaatctatttcaaaaaataaaatattataaataaattaatttattattttgtcaaaatgTTGTTTGACTAGATTTCGGAGTTGTTGTGCATTATTTTGTTGTTTGCTCTAAATTCACTGTCAATAACAAATAATTAGTTGTATGCACATGCAATGCAatgtatattttaaaacttaaagcaTGCAAAcattaataataaataatgtcactttattattattattatttatttattttacttttcaTCGAATCTAAGAATATCTTTAATCTAAAGCCCCTTAATTCACCTACGACTCTTgtaaaacaaaaagaattttatacAATTATCGTAATATTTAGGTGGCAACGAGTCTCCAAAGCTAACAATGTTGTTCATTGCTATTTGTCTTGTGGGGATCAATATTTCAATAGAAAGGATCGTAATATACTAGCTCAAAACTTACTTTTGTGAGACTTGAGAAGCAATCCTtcgtttcattttcaaaagtaaaagaaacttgAAAATTTAAG
This genomic stretch from Zingiber officinale cultivar Zhangliang chromosome 7A, Zo_v1.1, whole genome shotgun sequence harbors:
- the LOC122002831 gene encoding structural maintenance of chromosomes protein 4-like, whose amino-acid sequence is MESETGAGGTHTPPSTRRARLVITEMVLRNFKSYAGEQRIGPFHKSFSAVVGPNGSGKSNVIDAMLFVFGKRAKQMRLNKVSELIHISSNHQNLESAGVSVHFQEIIDLDDGTFEAVAGSDFIITRVAFRDNASKYYINDRGSNFTEVTKKLKGKGVDLDNNRFLILQGEVEQISLMKPKAQGPHDEGFLEYLEDIIGTNQYVEKIEETYKQLEALNEKRSAAIQMVKLAEKERDTLEDVKNEAEAFMLKELSLLKWQEKATKLAFDDASSHVSELQEKLSNLEENHAAEREKIQQNLRTLKELESVYDKYLKRQEELDTDMRSCKEQFKEFERQDVKHQEDLKHKKQKIKKLEDKLGKDSAKIDELASQHERSSDLIPKLEEEVPKLQHQLQEEEITLEKIKETSRGETEMYRSELMEVRAELEPWENQLIEHRGSLDVASAESKLLREKHDAGRKAFEDAKHQIDEIVENIKIKNELIAEVKNKLAQKKLEKSEARKLEQECIKEQESLICLEQAARQKLTEMKSTLESEKSHGSVLKAILQAKETKEIEGIYGRLGDLGSIDAKYDIAISTACPGLDYIVVETTAVAQACVELLRRKNLGIATFMILERQLDQLRKLKDKVKTPEGVPRLFDLVAVKDEKLKLAFFAALGNTVVAKDLDQATRIAYGGDKDFRRVVTLEGALFEKSGTMSGGGNKPRGGKMGRYIRESVSREDVVSCEKDLAQLVDQLSDIRHRIADCTRRFQACEKDEAHYEMELAKTQKEIDSLNEQHNYIKSQLVALKAASQPKKEELNRLKELDGIISAEQSEIEKLVKCSSTLKERASELQKKIENVGGELLKNQKSKVAKIQEGIDKTCSDINRHKVNIASGQKMTEKLKKGIEDTKTEKEKLVLEKENMLIIFKEIEQKAFVVQENYKKTQELIDKHKVVLEETKNEYNKLKKTMDELRAAEVDADFKLQDAKKLKKEWEIKAKALRKKLDDNQSELVKQMDLMKSDALDAEKIQAILSDEALQNPCDMRRAMEMVTLLEAQLKDMNPNLDSIAEYHKKVLVYNERVEELNAVKQECDEVKKHYDELKKRRLDEFMAGFNIISLKLKEMYQMITLGGDAELELVDSLDPFSEGVVFSVRPPKKSWKNIANLSGGEKTLSSLALVFALHHYKPTPLYVMDEIDAALDFKNVSIVGHYVKDRTKDAQFIIISLRNNMFELADRLVGIYKTDNCTKSITINPGSFVNCGNAA